A section of the Sceloporus undulatus isolate JIND9_A2432 ecotype Alabama chromosome 3, SceUnd_v1.1, whole genome shotgun sequence genome encodes:
- the RS1 gene encoding retinoschisin, with protein MHFKLRSVILCLLFWFKALLALSPAEDDRLEHWHSKACKCDCQGSPNSVWSTGANNLECMPECPYHKPLGFESGAVNSDQISCSNSEQYTGWYTSWTANKARLNGQGFGCAWLSKYQDTNQWLQIDLKEVKVISGILTQGRCDADEWMTKYSVQYRTDENLNWVYYKDQTGNNRVFYGNSDRTSSVQNLLRPPIVSRYIRLIPLGWHVRIAIRMELLECMNKCA; from the exons atgcaTTTCAAGCTAAGAAGTGTGATTCTGTGCCTTCTTTTCTGGTTTAAAG CCCTACTGGCATTGTCACCTGCAGAG GATGACAGATTGGAGCACTGGCACAGTAAAGCTTGCAAATGTGATTGTCAGGGAAGTCCGAACTCGGTATGGTCCACTGGAGCAAACAATCTGGAATGTATGCCAG aaTGTCCCTATCACAAACCACTTGGTTTTGAGTCAGGAGCTGTTAATTCTGATCAGATAAGCTGTTCCAATTCAGAGCAGTACACTGGATGGTATACTTCATGGACTGCAAACAAAGCCCGGCTTAATGGACAAGGCTTTGG GTGTGCCTGGCTCTCCAAATACCAAGACACTAACCAGTGGCTACAGATTGACCTGAAGGAAGTCAAAGTTATCTCAGGGATACTCACCCAAGGACGCTGTGATGCCGATGAATGGATGACAAAATACAGTGTGCAGTACAGGACTGATGAGAACCTGAACTGGGTCTATTACAAGGACCAGACAGGAAACAACAGG GTTTTCTATGGCAATTCAGACAGGACATCTTCTGTGCAGAACCTCCTGCGCCCTCCCATTGTCTCCCGCTACATCCGGTTAATACCACTTGGTTGGCATGTGCGCATTGCTATCAGGATGGAGCTTCTGGAGTGCATGAATAAGTGTGCTTGA